In Chitinophagaceae bacterium, the genomic stretch AATACAATTATACATACAGAACAAATCATCATTAATCATACCAAATAATACATTATTACCCCTACATTACTTTCTATGAAAATATACACCAAAACAGGAGATACAGGAAAAACATCCCTACTAGAAGGAACAAGAGTTTCTAAAACAGACATAAGAATAGAAGCCTATGGAAATGTAGACGAATTAAACTCTTACATCGGAATGCTGAGAGACCAAGAAATAAACAAAAAGAGAGTAGAATTTCTGATGGAAATTCAAAATACTCTCTTTATAATAGGATCCACACTTGCTCAAAGAACACAAAAATATACAATACCCGAAATAAAACAAGAATATATAACATCCTTAGAAAAAGAAATAGATACCTTAGAAACTTTCTTACCCCCTCTAAAAAACTTCATTATCCCCGGCGGAAATATGGCAATATCTTTTACACACATAGCCCGAACCGTATGCAGAAGAACAGAAAGATACGTCGTCCGACTCCAAGAAGTAGAAACTATAAATCCTCTTATACTCCAATACCTAAATAGATTATCTGACTACCTCTTTGTCCTCTCACGTACTATCTGTAAAGAACTCTCCCTTACAGAAACACTTTGGAACACTCCCAAAAATAACACCCCATAAAGTTAAATACTACCCTCCCCCCACTTTACCCTTCTCATATAAAAAATACTGACTATAAATAAAAAACAAAGAGCAACAGCACTCATACGCATACTCCCCGTAAGATGATCTATAAGACCATACAAAAAAGTCCCTGCAATAGTAGAACTCTTATCCACAACATCATAAAAACTAAAATAAGAAGTATTATTGAGAGAGCCAACAGGAATTAATTGAGAATAAGAAGCACGAGATTGCGACTGAATACCCCCCATTACCCATCCTACTCCAATTGCAAGCAAAAAAAACTGCAGAAAATCCTGCACAAAATACGCACTACAACAGCAAAGTATCCAACATACTATAAGAAACATAAGAGAATACCGAGCCCCCCTTTTTTTTGAAACCAAAGCAAAAAAATAAGCCCCCACGATAGCCACTATCTGTATAATAATTATTATCAAAATCAACTTATCAGATGAAAGTCCCATCTCCTTACTCCCAAAGAGAGATGCCAAATACATCGTTGTCTGAGCCCCCGCATTGTAGAAAAAAAAAGCTATCAAAAAATAACGAATACCCGCTTGTTTTTGTAAAGACAAATATACTTTTTTAATCTCACTATATCCACTTCTCAATAAAGAAAAGCTCCATCTTGTATTACCTACCCCATTGTCCGGCAAAAAATAAAATGCTATAAACGAAAATCCAATCCACCATATACCTACTGAAATAAAAGATACCCTTGATCCCATACCCGAGTCAGAAAAACCAAATAACCCCGAATATAAAATCATCACTAAATTACATAATAACAACAAGGTACTCCCTAAATAACCAAGAGAATATCCTCTCGCACTCGTTGCATCTATTTTATCAGCAGAAACTATTTCGGGAAGATACGAATTATAAAATACCAAACTCCCCGCATATCCTATACATGCCAAAGAAGAAAATAGTATCCCAAACTCTACATTATGCCCATCAAAAAAATAAAGCATCATACAAGAACCAGACCCCATAAGTGCAAAACTCTTTAAAAAAAACTTTCTCTTGTTTCCCGAATCCGAAATACCCGAAAGTATTGGAGAAAGAAGGGTAATTATGAAAAAAGAAAAAGATAAAGAATAAGAGTATAACACAGTATTATTTATAAATATGCCAAAAAATGGAACCATCTCCGTAGGAAAAAAATGAGATGTAGAAGAACGATAATACACAGGAAAAACAGCCACCGCAATAGTTAAACTATACGCAGAGTTAGCCCAATCATACATACACCAAGCATTCACTACTTTTTTAATATTTTTTTTCATAATAAGCTTCTGATATTATTACATTGTTTTATGGTAAATATTCCTTGCCCTTTCCAAATCTTCAGGCGTGTCAATACCAATAGTTTCTCTGTCTGTTTCAATAGTACGGATTCTAAAACCATTCTCTATCCAACGTAATTGCTCCAAAGATTCTGCCTTTTCCAAAAAAGATACTCCACATTGGGTTATTTTCCTTAAAATATCCATTCTATACGCATAAATACCTATGTGTTTATAAAAAGAAATTTTTCCAACCCATTTGCTTTGCTCCTCATTCCTACAAAAAGGAATAATACTTCTACTAAAATACATCGCCTCATCCTGTTTATTAAAAACAACTTTCACTACATTCGGACTTTCTAACTCTGCTTGTGTTTCAATTTTTTTAACCAAAGTTACTATTTCCGCTTCCATATCCAAACTCTGAACTAAAATATCTATCTGCGAAGGATCTATAAACGGCTCATCCCCCTGCACATTCAGTATAAAATCAAAATCCGAATGCAAACCAGCAACCTCTAAACAACGTTCTGTCCCATTTCTATGATGAACACCCGTCATCATTACTTTACAATCCAAGCCCATAAGATGATGAAAAATCCTTTCATCATCTGTTGCCACCACCACATCTTCTACATAATGCGACTTTTTTACCTGTTCATAAACCCTTTGAATCATAGTTTTTCCAAATATATCAACCAAGGGTTTTCCAGGAAAGCGAGTAGAAGCATACCGAGCAGGTATTATTGCCAATGTACTCATTGTTTAATATGTTTATATAAATAATTGTAATGAAAAAGATTTGTAAAAACTAATTTTTAAAACTCTATCCAATTAATAGAGCCAACATTTGAAAGCTTGTTCTTTTATTGTCACTTCTATGTAAAAAAAAACATAATTAGAAAAAAAGTTTTAACCTGTAAAGTAAGCGGTTTAGTATTTAAGATAAATATTTTAGTTAAAAAAAAAGTATCTTAATCTTTAAAATAAAGATTTTAAATTTAGGAGAAAAACCTCTTTCTTTCAGAAGCTGACTAAAAAAAACAAAGAACATACTAATGTTCAATAAAACATAAAAATGAGTTTTCTATTTTTTTTATGTATTTCAGTTTGTTTTTTATCTTTTGTGGAATTTTTAAAACAAAAAATAGAATATCAAAAAATTTTACAAAATGAGTCACCAAAATAAGATAATAACACAAAATAACCTTTTAAATACTTATTTTAACTTTTTGAAAATGTATGAGAATTTTTTAAGTTTTATGAGAAACAAACAAATATTCTCAAAAAACAGATACATCCGATATATTTGCTTCTTGTACGTTTGAAAAATAAACAATATATATTTTTTGTATAAAATACATACTTTTTATAAGAGACAAAGTTATGATCATTTTATTTATAATTACTGTAAAAAATACTAAAATGGTTGAATAGAACGTGAAATATTTTTTATTTGAGGGATTAAAGATAATTTTGATAAAAAACAGATAGTAAAAAGAAGGTAAATCCATCTTTGAATAGAAAAAAGTAAAAAAAACATTTATTTCGAAAAAATGCTTCTGTCTTTCATTTATTTAATGCTTCTGTCTTTCATTTATTTAAAAATGG encodes the following:
- a CDS encoding cob(I)yrinic acid a,c-diamide adenosyltransferase, with product MKIYTKTGDTGKTSLLEGTRVSKTDIRIEAYGNVDELNSYIGMLRDQEINKKRVEFLMEIQNTLFIIGSTLAQRTQKYTIPEIKQEYITSLEKEIDTLETFLPPLKNFIIPGGNMAISFTHIARTVCRRTERYVVRLQEVETINPLILQYLNRLSDYLFVLSRTICKELSLTETLWNTPKNNTP
- a CDS encoding MFS transporter; protein product: MKKNIKKVVNAWCMYDWANSAYSLTIAVAVFPVYYRSSTSHFFPTEMVPFFGIFINNTVLYSYSLSFSFFIITLLSPILSGISDSGNKRKFFLKSFALMGSGSCMMLYFFDGHNVEFGILFSSLACIGYAGSLVFYNSYLPEIVSADKIDATSARGYSLGYLGSTLLLLCNLVMILYSGLFGFSDSGMGSRVSFISVGIWWIGFSFIAFYFLPDNGVGNTRWSFSLLRSGYSEIKKVYLSLQKQAGIRYFLIAFFFYNAGAQTTMYLASLFGSKEMGLSSDKLILIIIIIQIVAIVGAYFFALVSKKRGARYSLMFLIVCWILCCCSAYFVQDFLQFFLLAIGVGWVMGGIQSQSRASYSQLIPVGSLNNTSYFSFYDVVDKSSTIAGTFLYGLIDHLTGSMRMSAVALCFLFIVSIFYMRRVKWGEGSI
- the kdsB gene encoding 3-deoxy-manno-octulosonate cytidylyltransferase; this translates as MSTLAIIPARYASTRFPGKPLVDIFGKTMIQRVYEQVKKSHYVEDVVVATDDERIFHHLMGLDCKVMMTGVHHRNGTERCLEVAGLHSDFDFILNVQGDEPFIDPSQIDILVQSLDMEAEIVTLVKKIETQAELESPNVVKVVFNKQDEAMYFSRSIIPFCRNEEQSKWVGKISFYKHIGIYAYRMDILRKITQCGVSFLEKAESLEQLRWIENGFRIRTIETDRETIGIDTPEDLERARNIYHKTM